TTCTCGGCTGGATATTTGAAAAGCTTGGCCAGCCTGTTGTACTTGGCCAGATTCTTGGGGGCCTTATAATTGGAATCTTTGCTGAGAGCAATGAAATAATTCGTGAATTTGCAAACCTCGGTGTACTTCTCCTGCTGTTTTTGGCTGGTATTGAAAGCGATTTGAGTGAATTCAAAAGAGTTGGCAAGCCAAGCATGTTTGTTGCGGGAATAGGGGTGGCTATTGCATTCCTATTTGGATTTCTTGTGGCTCTTCCCTTTGTTGAGTTTCATGAAGCTCTTTTATACGGTGCAATAATGACCCCTACTAGCGTTAGCATAACGGTTAGAGTCTTAATGGAGCTGAGAAGACTGAGAACAAAAGAAGGAACCACAATTTTAGCTGCCGCTGTCGTTGATGACGTTTTGGGCATACTAATTTTAACCATTATTATCTCCCTATTGAGAGAAGGTAGCATTCATTATAGTGCAATCGTTGAGATTCTCATTGAAGTTGCTGGATTTCTTGCAGTTTTCTTATATTTGGGGCCTGTGCTGGCAGAAAAAGCTTTTAGAAAGATTTCTCGCATAGACTTGCCAGAGGCCACGACAACTTTTGCAATCGTTTTCTTGATACTCTTCGCTTATTTAGCTGAGCATTTGAATTTGGCCTCTATCCTCGGAGCGTATATGGTTGGCCTCACGATTGGACAGACCAATTATAGAAAACAAGTGGAAAATCCAATTAATACCCTAGGATACTCCTTGTTCATACCTTTATTCTTTGTAGAGGTTGGTATGAGAATTGAGCTGAGCTATATAATTCACGCTGGATTTTTTGCTGTAATTTATGCGGTTGCAGCTATTCTTAGCAAAATCCTTGGATGTGGCCTCGGTGCGTATTTAGGCGGCTTTGACCTGAAGGCTTCTTTAAGAATCGGAGTTGGCATGATTCCAAGATTAGGTGTTGAGCTGGCTATGTTGGCAATAGCAATGGCGAGCGGTGTAATTGGTGCCGATGCATTAACAGTTGCAATCTTTATGGTGTTTGTGACGACCATAATAACCCCACCGCTGTTGAAGTGGGTTTACAGCAGAGACTGACCTCCTCCTCGCCGTGAACGGCGAGGGTTCCCACAGGGAACACCCTCTACCGTCTCGCGACGGGTTCATTGGGCAGGTTGGTGTCATCGGGCACGGTCAGAGGCACCCTCACAACAACATAAGCAAAAAGTATTTAAAAACCTTATGCAAGAATACAACAGGTGCGTGAGATGAAACTCACGCTAAAGATGAAAATAAGACAGCTAACGAGGAACAAGGAGTGGATGTTAGAACAATCTATTGATGCTTTTAGAAACTGTGTAAACGATTGGCTTAGCGCAATTGCTCAACTCGGAGAAAAACCTAATAGGGGCAATCTCCACACTTTCGCTTACAAGAAAATTAGAGAGAAATATTCACAACTACACAGTAATGTGGTTCAAGATGCTATGAACTTGGCAATTGAGATTTACCGCTCTTGGCTCAAGAACGGGGGAGAATTTCCGGAGTTTCACTCTGATGTTATTTACTTTAAAGGTGTTGATGTTAAGGTAGAAAACAATGGACTAGTTGTTCCACTTATGGGTAAAAGGGTTTACTTACCTCTATACGTTCCAAAGAAGTATAAAAAGTATCTTCAATACAAGCACGGTAGAGTTATCATAAAGCGCATTGGTAGGGACTGGTACGCATTTATCTCAATCAATGTTCCAGAGAAAGAGCCAATAAAACCTGTTGGAACGATTGGCGTGGATTTGGGATACTATAACTTGTTGGTGGCAAGCGATGAGAAAGGAAGAGAAGTCATGAGAGTCCAAGGAGACACGTTGATAAAACACAAGGAACACTTAGAAAAGCTAACTACAAGAAGGCAACAGAGGCTTATGAAAAAGTTTGGCATTTATGCTAAGACAAACCACAAAGATAGAAGGTTTGTTAATGATTTAAACCATAAAATTGCTAAAGAGCTTGTTTTAAAGGCAAGACAGTTAAATAGGATGATTGTTTTGGAAAAGCTGAAGGGTTTAAAGAGGCAAAAGAGATCAAAACCACTAAGGAAGATTTTGCACCGCTGGAGTTATGCCGATCTAATATCAAAAATAACTTACAAAGCAAAGCTGTACGGTGTCCCAGTTATCTTTGTAAGCCCAAGAGGTACTTCAAAAACATGCTCGAACTGTGGTCATTACGTTAAAAACTTCAAAGACGAAAGAGTGTTTAAATGCCCAAAATGTGGTTTTGGGACCGATAGAGATTATAATGCCTCCATAAATATTGCAAAAATTGGATTGCAGACTCTCCCCCCACCCTAAAAGATAGATTTCCAGCCCGCAAAGAAGGTGATCCAGTGCTCATAATATAGTTTATGAATAATACAGAATTTGGTGCAAAACTATGGAGGAATCTCCGCAAACTCCATTAAAAATAGAGGCTCTCACACGAGAGAAAATTCTTTAACAGCGTTGCGAGATGGGTGTTTTTGGGTGAAGAAATTCCAGAAATTATTATAATATTAGAATGGTGCGGTGGCCGGGATTTGAACCCGGGTCACCGGCTTGGGAGGCCGGTGTCCTAGACCAGGCTAGACTACCACCGCTCAACAATAAATAAAGAAGAGTGTATTTAAAAGCTTTACTTCAGCTTCTCTAAAATAATCGCAGGACAGACTTTTATAACACCCTCGATTTTACCTATTTTGTTTGAAATTATGTCTGCTAAGTCCTCGCCATCCTTTGCCCATATTTCTGCCATTATCATGTGGTCTCCGCTGGTTAAGTAGAGCTCTTTGATGAAGTCAAATTCTTTGAGCTTGTGTGCAACCTCAAATATCTTTTCGGGGCGTGTATCTACTCCAGTTATGCTGACCAAGTTGTATCCCAGCTTAGCAGGATCAACTTTAACTGTGTAGCCTTTTATTATTCCGGCTTCTTCCAAAGCCTTAACCCTTTTTCTCACAGCAGTCTCGCTAATCCCAAGGACTTTTGCAATCTCGGTAAATGGTGTTCTTGCATCTTTGGTGAGCATTTCTATTATAATCCTATCTCTTTCGTCTATCAACTTTCCTCACCTCATAATTAATTTGGCAAATCTATTATATTAACGTTTTGAACTTTTTGGTTTTAAAATCAAACTTTTAATTTTAATTTCGTTACTACCTCTATGTGAGGAGTATGGGGGAACATATCAAGCCCAATTATTTCTTCGATTTTATAAATGCTTTTAAGCTCTTCTAAGTTCTTGGAGAGTGTTTTTGGATTGCATGAAACGTAGACAACTGTCTCGGGTTTATCTCTGAGTATTCTCCGTATGAGCTTTGGATGAAGTCCGGCCCTTGGAGGATCAACTATGAGGGTGTCGTATTCCTTGAGATTCTCAACATCTTTGTCTTCACCAACATAAAACCTAGCATCAACATTGTTAATCTCAGCGTTTCTCTTTGCCATTTCAACTGCGAAGGGATTAACTTCAATTCCCTCAACCTTAAAGCCCCTCTTTGCTAGATAGATTCCAAACGTTCCAACGCCAGAATACAAATCAAGAACTTTTTCACCCTCTGCAAACTCAGCTACCTTTTTTACAAGAGTTACAGCCTGATAGGAATTCGTCTGGAAAAAGCTGTTTGGATGGATGAGATACACAACATCATCGAGCTTCTCTCTTATGAACTCACTGCCCCAGAACTTTCTTGGTTCCCCATAGGAAACATCGCTTTTTGACGCATTAATGCTCCAGTATATTGAATCTGCGAAGTCAAAATACTCTGACACTTCTTCTGGAAGAGGCCCTTCATTTGTGACTAGGTTTATCATGAATTCGCCCGTGAATTTGCCCTCTCTCATAACGATGTACCTCATGAATCCTTCACTTTTCTCCAAATCCCATGGTTCAAGGTTATAATCCTCCATGAACTCTCTCAATGCTTTTAATGCTCTTTTACTTCTGTCACCAAAGACCTCGCACTTCTCTATGTTAACAACATCCCACCAAGTGCCCCTTCTCCTAAATCCTATCCCC
This DNA window, taken from Thermococcus sp. M39, encodes the following:
- the rlmD gene encoding 23S rRNA (uracil(1939)-C(5))-methyltransferase RlmD, giving the protein MRTEIKKLSEEGFGVAKVGRRKIYVPFTAIGDVVEIKKWHREKKILVAHDYDIIEFSPLRVEPKCEYFGKCGGCILQHLPYEEQVRFKEEKLEKILGFHIDVLPSPKIYGHRNRIDVIISTRGIGFRRRGTWWDVVNIEKCEVFGDRSKRALKALREFMEDYNLEPWDLEKSEGFMRYIVMREGKFTGEFMINLVTNEGPLPEEVSEYFDFADSIYWSINASKSDVSYGEPRKFWGSEFIREKLDDVVYLIHPNSFFQTNSYQAVTLVKKVAEFAEGEKVLDLYSGVGTFGIYLAKRGFKVEGIEVNPFAVEMAKRNAEINNVDARFYVGEDKDVENLKEYDTLIVDPPRAGLHPKLIRRILRDKPETVVYVSCNPKTLSKNLEELKSIYKIEEIIGLDMFPHTPHIEVVTKLKLKV
- the lrpA gene encoding HTH-type transcriptional regulator LrpA — protein: MIDERDRIIIEMLTKDARTPFTEIAKVLGISETAVRKRVKALEEAGIIKGYTVKVDPAKLGYNLVSITGVDTRPEKIFEVAHKLKEFDFIKELYLTSGDHMIMAEIWAKDGEDLADIISNKIGKIEGVIKVCPAIILEKLK
- a CDS encoding RNA-guided endonuclease TnpB family protein → MKLTLKMKIRQLTRNKEWMLEQSIDAFRNCVNDWLSAIAQLGEKPNRGNLHTFAYKKIREKYSQLHSNVVQDAMNLAIEIYRSWLKNGGEFPEFHSDVIYFKGVDVKVENNGLVVPLMGKRVYLPLYVPKKYKKYLQYKHGRVIIKRIGRDWYAFISINVPEKEPIKPVGTIGVDLGYYNLLVASDEKGREVMRVQGDTLIKHKEHLEKLTTRRQQRLMKKFGIYAKTNHKDRRFVNDLNHKIAKELVLKARQLNRMIVLEKLKGLKRQKRSKPLRKILHRWSYADLISKITYKAKLYGVPVIFVSPRGTSKTCSNCGHYVKNFKDERVFKCPKCGFGTDRDYNASINIAKIGLQTLPPP
- a CDS encoding cation:proton antiporter; this encodes METLLMIALMLAAAKLLGWIFEKLGQPVVLGQILGGLIIGIFAESNEIIREFANLGVLLLLFLAGIESDLSEFKRVGKPSMFVAGIGVAIAFLFGFLVALPFVEFHEALLYGAIMTPTSVSITVRVLMELRRLRTKEGTTILAAAVVDDVLGILILTIIISLLREGSIHYSAIVEILIEVAGFLAVFLYLGPVLAEKAFRKISRIDLPEATTTFAIVFLILFAYLAEHLNLASILGAYMVGLTIGQTNYRKQVENPINTLGYSLFIPLFFVEVGMRIELSYIIHAGFFAVIYAVAAILSKILGCGLGAYLGGFDLKASLRIGVGMIPRLGVELAMLAIAMASGVIGADALTVAIFMVFVTTIITPPLLKWVYSRD